Proteins encoded together in one Bombus vancouverensis nearcticus chromosome 14, iyBomVanc1_principal, whole genome shotgun sequence window:
- the ewg gene encoding DNA-binding protein Ewg isoform X3 codes for MVSLPNAEPGTMDRISDDDDDEPSSGSETYEEGDLLTAAMDDDVTAQLAAAGWQIKHANGPVGVAAAAAIVSAKKRKRPHSFETNPSIRKRQQNRLLRKLRQTIDEFATRVGQQAVVLVATPGKPNSSYKVFGAKPLEDVVKNLRNVIMEELESALAQQAPPPVQDDPSLYELPPLIIDGIPTPVEKMTQAQLRAFIPLMLKYSTGRGKPGWGRDSTRPPWWPKELPWANVRMDARSEDEKQKISWTHALRQIVINCYKFHGREDLLPAFSEEDDKSNVLIQQSTPHSSSHPSHSSGQGQGGQSQQQQQTMTAQYPTAVLQTITNPDGTVSIIQVDPSNPIITLPDGTTAQVQGVATIHTSQGEVQALAEVAGSGEGTSVAVDLNSVTEATLGQDGQIILTGEDGHGYPVSVSGVITVPVSASMYQTMVANIQSDGTMQVVTPMVQVPKVEPGNGEASIEAVTIQGHPMTMINAAGEHQVLQVISLKDANVLTKAMQAEVVKDEDSQQQQTVSSPE; via the exons ATGGTGTCTCTGCCTAATGCAGAGCCTGGCACAATGGATAGAATCTcagatgatgatgatgacgagCCAAGTAGTGGGTCTGAAACATATGAGGAGGGTGACCTTTTGACAGCTGCTATGGATGATGACGTGACGGCCCAGCTCGCCGCTGCAGGTTGGCAAATCAAACACGCTAATG GCCCTGTTGGCGTAGCTGCCGCCGCGGCCATTGTCTCAGCAAAAAAGAGGAAACGACCTCATAGCTTTGAAACAAATCCCAGCATTAGAAAGAGACAGCAAAACAGACTCCTAAGAAAACTTAGA CAAACTATAGATGAGTTTGCAACACGAGTTGGACAACAAGCAGTAGTATTAGTAGCTACACCAGGAAAGCCAAACAGTAGTTATAAAGTATTTGGAGCAAAACCGTTAGAGGATGTagtaaaaaatttaagaaatgttATAATGGAAGAACTTGAAAGTGCGCTCGCACAACAAGCTCCGCCACCAGTACAAGACGATCCATCTTTATATGAATTACCACCTCTTATAATAGATGGCATACCAACACCCGTGGAAAAAATGACACAAGCTCAACTCAGAGCATTCATCCCTTTAATGTTAAAGTATTCCACAGGCAGAGGTAAACCTGGTTGGGGAAGAGATAGTACACGGCCACCATGGTGGCCAAAAGAACTTCCTTGGGCAAATGTGCGTATGGATGCAAGGTCTGAAGACGAGAAACAGAAG ATTTCTTGGACACATGCGTTAAGACAAATTGTAATAAACTGTTATAAATTTCATGGAAGAGAAGATCTTCTACCTGCATTCAGTGAAGAGGATGATAAATCAAATGTACTGATACAACAATCGACTCCTCATTCCTCGTCGCATCCGTCACATTCATCCGGCCAAGGGCAAGGTGGACAAtcgcagcaacaacagcagacG ATGACGGCTCAATATCCGACGGCAGTTTTACAAACAATAACGAATCCTGATGGCACCGTATCAATCATCCAAGTTGATCCTAGTAACCCAATAATTACGCTACCAGATGGTACAACAGCTCAGGTTCAAggtgtagctact ATCCATACAAGTCAAGGAGAAGTGCAAGCACTTGCTGAAGTAGCAGGCAGTGGGGAAGGTACTAGTGTCGCTGTCGATTTAAACAGCGTTACAGAAGCAACATTAGGTCAAGATGGTCAAATCATTCTCACAGGAGAAGATGGACACG GCTATCCTGTTTCCGTCTCAGGAGTGATAACAGTACCAGTATCTGCTAGTATGTATCAAACTATGGTTGCCAATATTCAAAGTGACGGTACGATGCAAGTAGTCACACCAATGGTTCAAGTCCCAAAGGTTGAGCCTGGAAATGGGGAAGCTAGCATTGAAGCTGTCACTATTCAAGGGCATCCTATGACAATGATAAATGCCGCAGGTGAACATCAAGTTCTTCAAGTAATATCATTAAAAGATGCTAATGTCCTCACGAAGGCTATGCAAGCCGAAGTTGTAAAAGATGAGGATAGTCAACAACAACAAACCGTCTCTAGTCCAGAATAA
- the ewg gene encoding DNA-binding protein Ewg isoform X1 — protein sequence MVSLPNAEPGTMDRISDDDDDEPSSGSETYEEGDLLTAAMDDDVTAQLAAAGWQIKHANGPVGVAAAAAIVSAKKRKRPHSFETNPSIRKRQQNRLLRKLRQTIDEFATRVGQQAVVLVATPGKPNSSYKVFGAKPLEDVVKNLRNVIMEELESALAQQAPPPVQDDPSLYELPPLIIDGIPTPVEKMTQAQLRAFIPLMLKYSTGRGKPGWGRDSTRPPWWPKELPWANVRMDARSEDEKQKISWTHALRQIVINCYKFHGREDLLPAFSEEDDKSNVLIQQSTPHSSSHPSHSSGQGQGGQSQQQQQTVGVVRLSSTDSSKGNSSPAQIIAASPTALATATQMTAQYPTAVLQTITNPDGTVSIIQVDPSNPIITLPDGTTAQVQGVATIHTSQGEVQALAEVAGSGEGTSVAVDLNSVTEATLGQDGQIILTGEDGHGYPVSVSGVITVPVSASMYQTMVANIQSDGTMQVVTPMVQVPKVEPGNGEASIEAVTIQGHPMTMINAAGEHQVLQVISLKDANVLTKAMQAEVVKDEDSQQQQTVSSPE from the exons ATGGTGTCTCTGCCTAATGCAGAGCCTGGCACAATGGATAGAATCTcagatgatgatgatgacgagCCAAGTAGTGGGTCTGAAACATATGAGGAGGGTGACCTTTTGACAGCTGCTATGGATGATGACGTGACGGCCCAGCTCGCCGCTGCAGGTTGGCAAATCAAACACGCTAATG GCCCTGTTGGCGTAGCTGCCGCCGCGGCCATTGTCTCAGCAAAAAAGAGGAAACGACCTCATAGCTTTGAAACAAATCCCAGCATTAGAAAGAGACAGCAAAACAGACTCCTAAGAAAACTTAGA CAAACTATAGATGAGTTTGCAACACGAGTTGGACAACAAGCAGTAGTATTAGTAGCTACACCAGGAAAGCCAAACAGTAGTTATAAAGTATTTGGAGCAAAACCGTTAGAGGATGTagtaaaaaatttaagaaatgttATAATGGAAGAACTTGAAAGTGCGCTCGCACAACAAGCTCCGCCACCAGTACAAGACGATCCATCTTTATATGAATTACCACCTCTTATAATAGATGGCATACCAACACCCGTGGAAAAAATGACACAAGCTCAACTCAGAGCATTCATCCCTTTAATGTTAAAGTATTCCACAGGCAGAGGTAAACCTGGTTGGGGAAGAGATAGTACACGGCCACCATGGTGGCCAAAAGAACTTCCTTGGGCAAATGTGCGTATGGATGCAAGGTCTGAAGACGAGAAACAGAAG ATTTCTTGGACACATGCGTTAAGACAAATTGTAATAAACTGTTATAAATTTCATGGAAGAGAAGATCTTCTACCTGCATTCAGTGAAGAGGATGATAAATCAAATGTACTGATACAACAATCGACTCCTCATTCCTCGTCGCATCCGTCACATTCATCCGGCCAAGGGCAAGGTGGACAAtcgcagcaacaacagcagacGGTGGGAGTTGTTCGCCTCAGCAGCACGGATTCATCTAAGGGAAACTCTTCGCCAGCACAAATCATTGCCGCGTCTCCTACAGCTCTTGCCACTGCCACTCAG ATGACGGCTCAATATCCGACGGCAGTTTTACAAACAATAACGAATCCTGATGGCACCGTATCAATCATCCAAGTTGATCCTAGTAACCCAATAATTACGCTACCAGATGGTACAACAGCTCAGGTTCAAggtgtagctact ATCCATACAAGTCAAGGAGAAGTGCAAGCACTTGCTGAAGTAGCAGGCAGTGGGGAAGGTACTAGTGTCGCTGTCGATTTAAACAGCGTTACAGAAGCAACATTAGGTCAAGATGGTCAAATCATTCTCACAGGAGAAGATGGACACG GCTATCCTGTTTCCGTCTCAGGAGTGATAACAGTACCAGTATCTGCTAGTATGTATCAAACTATGGTTGCCAATATTCAAAGTGACGGTACGATGCAAGTAGTCACACCAATGGTTCAAGTCCCAAAGGTTGAGCCTGGAAATGGGGAAGCTAGCATTGAAGCTGTCACTATTCAAGGGCATCCTATGACAATGATAAATGCCGCAGGTGAACATCAAGTTCTTCAAGTAATATCATTAAAAGATGCTAATGTCCTCACGAAGGCTATGCAAGCCGAAGTTGTAAAAGATGAGGATAGTCAACAACAACAAACCGTCTCTAGTCCAGAATAA
- the ewg gene encoding DNA-binding protein Ewg isoform X2 produces the protein MVSLPNAEPGTMDRISDDDDDEPSSGSETYEEGDLLTAAMDDDVTAQLAAAGPVGVAAAAAIVSAKKRKRPHSFETNPSIRKRQQNRLLRKLRQTIDEFATRVGQQAVVLVATPGKPNSSYKVFGAKPLEDVVKNLRNVIMEELESALAQQAPPPVQDDPSLYELPPLIIDGIPTPVEKMTQAQLRAFIPLMLKYSTGRGKPGWGRDSTRPPWWPKELPWANVRMDARSEDEKQKISWTHALRQIVINCYKFHGREDLLPAFSEEDDKSNVLIQQSTPHSSSHPSHSSGQGQGGQSQQQQQTVGVVRLSSTDSSKGNSSPAQIIAASPTALATATQMTAQYPTAVLQTITNPDGTVSIIQVDPSNPIITLPDGTTAQVQGVATIHTSQGEVQALAEVAGSGEGTSVAVDLNSVTEATLGQDGQIILTGEDGHGYPVSVSGVITVPVSASMYQTMVANIQSDGTMQVVTPMVQVPKVEPGNGEASIEAVTIQGHPMTMINAAGEHQVLQVISLKDANVLTKAMQAEVVKDEDSQQQQTVSSPE, from the exons ATGGTGTCTCTGCCTAATGCAGAGCCTGGCACAATGGATAGAATCTcagatgatgatgatgacgagCCAAGTAGTGGGTCTGAAACATATGAGGAGGGTGACCTTTTGACAGCTGCTATGGATGATGACGTGACGGCCCAGCTCGCCGCTGCAG GCCCTGTTGGCGTAGCTGCCGCCGCGGCCATTGTCTCAGCAAAAAAGAGGAAACGACCTCATAGCTTTGAAACAAATCCCAGCATTAGAAAGAGACAGCAAAACAGACTCCTAAGAAAACTTAGA CAAACTATAGATGAGTTTGCAACACGAGTTGGACAACAAGCAGTAGTATTAGTAGCTACACCAGGAAAGCCAAACAGTAGTTATAAAGTATTTGGAGCAAAACCGTTAGAGGATGTagtaaaaaatttaagaaatgttATAATGGAAGAACTTGAAAGTGCGCTCGCACAACAAGCTCCGCCACCAGTACAAGACGATCCATCTTTATATGAATTACCACCTCTTATAATAGATGGCATACCAACACCCGTGGAAAAAATGACACAAGCTCAACTCAGAGCATTCATCCCTTTAATGTTAAAGTATTCCACAGGCAGAGGTAAACCTGGTTGGGGAAGAGATAGTACACGGCCACCATGGTGGCCAAAAGAACTTCCTTGGGCAAATGTGCGTATGGATGCAAGGTCTGAAGACGAGAAACAGAAG ATTTCTTGGACACATGCGTTAAGACAAATTGTAATAAACTGTTATAAATTTCATGGAAGAGAAGATCTTCTACCTGCATTCAGTGAAGAGGATGATAAATCAAATGTACTGATACAACAATCGACTCCTCATTCCTCGTCGCATCCGTCACATTCATCCGGCCAAGGGCAAGGTGGACAAtcgcagcaacaacagcagacGGTGGGAGTTGTTCGCCTCAGCAGCACGGATTCATCTAAGGGAAACTCTTCGCCAGCACAAATCATTGCCGCGTCTCCTACAGCTCTTGCCACTGCCACTCAG ATGACGGCTCAATATCCGACGGCAGTTTTACAAACAATAACGAATCCTGATGGCACCGTATCAATCATCCAAGTTGATCCTAGTAACCCAATAATTACGCTACCAGATGGTACAACAGCTCAGGTTCAAggtgtagctact ATCCATACAAGTCAAGGAGAAGTGCAAGCACTTGCTGAAGTAGCAGGCAGTGGGGAAGGTACTAGTGTCGCTGTCGATTTAAACAGCGTTACAGAAGCAACATTAGGTCAAGATGGTCAAATCATTCTCACAGGAGAAGATGGACACG GCTATCCTGTTTCCGTCTCAGGAGTGATAACAGTACCAGTATCTGCTAGTATGTATCAAACTATGGTTGCCAATATTCAAAGTGACGGTACGATGCAAGTAGTCACACCAATGGTTCAAGTCCCAAAGGTTGAGCCTGGAAATGGGGAAGCTAGCATTGAAGCTGTCACTATTCAAGGGCATCCTATGACAATGATAAATGCCGCAGGTGAACATCAAGTTCTTCAAGTAATATCATTAAAAGATGCTAATGTCCTCACGAAGGCTATGCAAGCCGAAGTTGTAAAAGATGAGGATAGTCAACAACAACAAACCGTCTCTAGTCCAGAATAA